In Halorientalis sp. LT38, a genomic segment contains:
- a CDS encoding MFS transporter: protein MDRSYWWTVSLVSLWQVAASICYYTVFAATPFFRDAFGLTRFTVGFVLAALTLGYAVWLLPVGSLIDRFGEKRALVIGLVGLSAGAAAVAGAPTYGLLLAAAFFLGSTYATAIPGTNKAVYDAVAAGRQNLAMGVKQVGVTAGSGVSALLVTGLAGVLFWQAGFLLAAGFGLVVAAVFALAYRGTEGGGTAEYPDFRALARNRPYRALVAAGFFLGAALFTTTGYTVLYVHEAIGASIAFGGVVLALVQLFGSAGRLVGGWLSDNLPGDPQRRIGAILLGQAVAGAGLFVVVPATDSAWGAVVAFSALGFFVLGNTGVYYSYMATLVGPDEMGGATAGGQLALVVGSIVAPPAFGYLADTVGYRGSWWLLAAGTVAATGFLAHSVRLEPASDETAMRE, encoded by the coding sequence ATGGACCGGTCCTACTGGTGGACCGTCTCGCTCGTGTCGCTCTGGCAGGTCGCGGCGAGTATCTGTTACTACACGGTGTTCGCCGCGACGCCGTTCTTCCGGGACGCCTTCGGCCTCACGCGGTTCACGGTCGGATTCGTGCTGGCGGCGCTCACGCTCGGGTACGCGGTCTGGTTGCTTCCCGTCGGCTCGTTGATCGACCGGTTCGGCGAGAAGCGAGCCCTCGTGATCGGTCTCGTCGGGCTCTCCGCCGGGGCCGCGGCGGTCGCGGGCGCTCCCACGTACGGCCTCCTGCTCGCGGCGGCCTTCTTCCTCGGGTCGACGTACGCGACGGCCATCCCGGGGACGAACAAGGCCGTCTACGACGCCGTCGCCGCGGGGCGCCAGAACCTGGCGATGGGTGTCAAACAGGTCGGCGTCACCGCCGGGAGCGGCGTCAGCGCATTGCTCGTGACCGGCCTCGCGGGCGTCCTGTTCTGGCAGGCCGGGTTCCTCCTCGCCGCCGGGTTCGGACTCGTCGTCGCGGCCGTCTTCGCGCTCGCCTATCGCGGCACAGAGGGCGGTGGAACGGCGGAGTACCCGGACTTTCGAGCCCTCGCGCGCAACCGGCCGTACCGCGCGCTCGTCGCCGCGGGCTTTTTCCTCGGCGCAGCGCTGTTCACGACGACAGGGTACACCGTCCTCTACGTCCACGAGGCGATCGGCGCCTCGATCGCCTTCGGGGGCGTTGTGCTCGCGCTGGTCCAGCTGTTCGGCAGCGCCGGCCGTCTCGTCGGTGGGTGGCTGAGCGACAATCTACCGGGCGACCCGCAGCGGCGAATCGGCGCGATCCTGCTCGGACAGGCAGTCGCCGGCGCCGGACTGTTCGTCGTCGTCCCCGCGACCGACAGCGCGTGGGGGGCCGTCGTCGCCTTCTCCGCGCTCGGTTTCTTCGTCCTCGGCAATACCGGGGTCTACTACTCCTACATGGCGACGCTGGTCGGGCCCGACGAGATGGGCGGTGCGACCGCCGGCGGCCAGCTCGCGCTCGTCGTCGGCTCGATCGTCGCCCCACCGGCGTTCGGCTACCTCGCGGACACCGTCGGCTATCGGGGATCGTGGTGGCTACTCGCTGCCGGGACCGTCGCCGCGACCGGATTCCTCGCGCACAGCGTTCGACTGGAACCCGCGAGCGACGAGACGGCGATGCGCGAGTGA
- a CDS encoding winged helix-turn-helix transcriptional regulator: MSGEDHPGPCPIVRSIEQIGSQWRLVVLHDLREGEKRFNELKRSTGASSRTLSRVLDDLQETGFVSRRLEEDAPVATYYELTEKGESLCPVFDEIENWADEWLVPKADPDADPATAD; encoded by the coding sequence ATGTCAGGAGAAGACCACCCTGGTCCGTGCCCCATCGTCCGTTCCATCGAACAGATCGGTTCCCAGTGGCGACTGGTCGTCCTCCACGACCTCCGCGAGGGGGAGAAGCGGTTCAACGAACTCAAGCGTTCGACCGGTGCCAGCTCCCGCACGCTCTCGCGCGTGCTCGACGACCTGCAGGAGACGGGCTTCGTCTCCCGGCGACTCGAAGAGGACGCGCCCGTCGCGACGTACTACGAACTGACGGAGAAAGGCGAGTCGCTGTGTCCGGTCTTCGACGAGATCGAGAACTGGGCCGACGAGTGGCTCGTCCCCAAGGCCGACCCCGACGCGGACCCCGCGACCGCCGATTGA
- a CDS encoding DoxX family protein — translation MVFETAGAAEAFLVGRVLFGAVLAFMGLNHFTNADEMSGYAEFKGIPAPGLAVPFTGGMLLFGGLALVLGAYPVLGAGALVLFLLVTTPTMHDFWAAAEEDQQDEMINFLKNVALLGGALVFLALGSANWPYALNVGLF, via the coding sequence ATGGTCTTCGAGACGGCTGGCGCCGCCGAGGCGTTCCTGGTCGGCCGCGTCCTCTTCGGTGCGGTGCTCGCGTTCATGGGGCTCAACCACTTCACGAACGCCGACGAGATGAGCGGCTACGCCGAGTTCAAGGGTATCCCGGCGCCCGGACTCGCCGTACCGTTCACCGGTGGGATGTTGCTGTTCGGTGGACTGGCCCTCGTGCTCGGGGCGTACCCGGTCCTCGGCGCCGGCGCGCTCGTGCTGTTCCTGCTCGTGACCACGCCCACGATGCACGACTTCTGGGCGGCCGCCGAGGAGGACCAGCAGGACGAGATGATCAACTTCCTCAAGAACGTGGCGCTGCTGGGCGGCGCGCTGGTCTTCCTCGCGCTCGGGAGCGCGAACTGGCCCTACGCGCTGAACGTCGGCCTCTTCTAG
- a CDS encoding hybrid sensor histidine kinase/response regulator: MSGTSTQPTDVLVVEDNPGDAKLLRHHLRESTLTGDGTGPEITHVERLDAGFAELAEGSYDVVFLDLGLPESDGIETLERFVDRYDAVPVVVLTGLNNHERAVEAIQRGAQDYLVKDEIDGDALARSLRYAIERKKSERELRRQKEQMEFFNSILRHDMLNGLEVIKMRAELLERRNEGQVTEDAGTIVEWTDNIIDLTRKVKSVLDTLTDDSDPELQPVDIVPIVHSQAERVRGMDGDVTIDVDVPDDARVVADDLLSEVVGNLLSNAVEHGSTSPDSETHRRSVRIEADVTTADGCVVLEVRDDGPGVPDGTKERVFRRGETGDQSGGTGFGLYFVHSMVSVYGGEVDIEDNEPSGTVVRVELPTA; encoded by the coding sequence ATGTCCGGCACCAGCACCCAGCCGACGGACGTCCTCGTCGTGGAGGACAATCCCGGTGACGCCAAACTGCTGCGTCACCACCTCCGGGAGAGCACGCTCACCGGCGACGGCACCGGCCCGGAGATCACCCACGTCGAACGCCTCGACGCGGGCTTCGCGGAACTGGCCGAGGGGAGTTACGACGTGGTCTTCCTGGACCTCGGACTGCCCGAGAGCGACGGCATCGAGACGCTGGAGCGGTTCGTCGACCGCTACGACGCGGTCCCGGTCGTCGTCCTCACGGGCCTGAACAACCACGAACGGGCCGTCGAGGCCATCCAGCGTGGCGCGCAGGACTACCTGGTCAAAGACGAGATCGACGGGGACGCGCTCGCCCGGTCGCTCCGGTACGCCATCGAGCGCAAGAAGAGCGAGCGCGAACTCCGCAGGCAGAAAGAACAGATGGAGTTTTTCAATTCCATCCTCCGCCACGACATGCTCAACGGGCTGGAGGTGATCAAGATGCGGGCGGAACTCCTCGAACGCCGCAACGAGGGCCAGGTCACCGAGGACGCCGGCACCATCGTCGAGTGGACCGACAACATCATCGACCTGACCCGGAAGGTCAAGTCGGTGCTGGACACGCTCACCGACGACTCCGATCCGGAACTCCAGCCCGTCGACATCGTCCCGATCGTTCACTCCCAGGCCGAGCGCGTCCGCGGGATGGACGGCGACGTGACCATCGACGTGGACGTCCCCGACGACGCCCGGGTCGTCGCCGACGACCTGCTCTCGGAAGTCGTCGGCAACCTCCTGAGCAACGCGGTGGAACACGGCTCGACGAGCCCAGACTCCGAAACGCATCGGCGATCCGTCCGCATCGAGGCCGACGTGACGACCGCCGACGGCTGTGTGGTCCTCGAAGTGCGCGACGACGGCCCGGGCGTCCCGGACGGGACGAAAGAGCGCGTGTTCCGGCGGGGCGAGACCGGTGACCAGTCGGGCGGGACCGGCTTCGGCCTCTACTTCGTCCACTCGATGGTCTCGGTCTACGGCGGCGAGGTCGACATCGAGGACAACGAACCGTCGGGCACCGTCGTCAGGGTCGAACTCCCGACGGCCTGA
- a CDS encoding response regulator: protein MTPEQQTPIEVLLAEDNPGDVKLTEKAFERGNVINNLNVVNDGVEAMSYLRQEGEYEDSPRPDLILLDLNMPRMDGKEVLAEIKEDPDLKRIPVVILTSSEAEEDIINSYDLHANAYLTKPVDFDGFLEVVNTIEDFWLTVVKVPPE, encoded by the coding sequence ATGACGCCGGAGCAGCAGACGCCAATCGAGGTGTTGCTGGCCGAGGACAACCCCGGCGACGTCAAACTCACGGAGAAGGCCTTCGAGCGGGGCAACGTCATCAACAACCTCAACGTCGTCAACGACGGCGTCGAGGCGATGTCGTACCTCCGCCAGGAGGGGGAGTACGAGGACAGTCCGCGTCCGGACCTCATCCTGCTCGACCTGAACATGCCCCGGATGGACGGCAAGGAGGTCCTCGCGGAGATCAAGGAGGATCCGGATCTGAAACGCATCCCGGTCGTGATCCTCACCAGTTCGGAGGCGGAAGAGGACATCATCAACTCCTACGACCTGCACGCGAACGCCTACCTGACGAAGCCGGTCGACTTCGACGGGTTCCTCGAGGTCGTGAACACCATCGAGGACTTCTGGCTGACCGTCGTGAAGGTCCCGCCCGAGTGA
- a CDS encoding PAS domain-containing sensor histidine kinase encodes MDQHEVDEQTGPASEGRPARDRRLEAVFEATGTFIGVLDPYGTILRVNKVAREFAAVEPSTYVGGPFWEGPWFEHDDALQERIRAAIERAGEGEDVEFEATQISPDGEQIDIDGTVSPVTDEDGRVESLVAQGIDVTEQRRREERLAAQRERMNTLLNNAPVVLFALDPDGEFTYSRGNALDKLGLEPGEAVGQSVFEMFAEAPDVIDAVERALEGERVETQAQQGDLYFHTVYQPVFDDRGELEQVIGISRDVTELRERERELEAWTDRLQTVLDNVPLALWTADTDGMIEMSQGQGLAGIGVEPGELEGQNMFEVFAGQEAFLSDFEAATAGEEHTAVHDIGPVIARTWYRPIVRDGAVEKVIGVSIDITDEKRQERRIEAVNEATSELIAAESQRAVADIVMTLATELLDMPLSGIYATDDGSDDLVPVAATDRVQTMMDAETPTEALPNVTPGSVEMETFRTGSARVVEDYATLENSEMPDSPLGTLVIVPLGEYGQLHVGTPEVSVPTEAELNIIEILARNAEAALERAEREAELEAYRAELEQSNERLQEFAHIASHDLQEPLRMVSSYVDLLAVEYGDELDDEADEYIDFAVGGANRMQSMIEDLLQYSRVSTDADEFETVDAAAVVEETIQSLEFAIDDADATVDVEPLPTVEADRDQLGQVIQNLVSNALSHAGESPTVTVRATEADDHYRFEVADDGPGIPENQRERIFKLFQQGSRDGDGGTGIGLAVCDRIVSRHGGDIWIESEEGVGATFCFTIPKRGETEDRLAAVAGGDAR; translated from the coding sequence ATGGACCAGCACGAAGTGGACGAACAGACCGGGCCCGCCTCCGAGGGGCGGCCGGCGCGGGACCGGCGGCTCGAGGCGGTGTTCGAGGCGACGGGGACGTTCATCGGGGTCCTCGACCCGTACGGGACGATTCTCAGAGTGAACAAGGTCGCCCGGGAGTTCGCCGCCGTCGAACCGTCGACGTACGTCGGCGGACCGTTCTGGGAGGGCCCGTGGTTCGAACACGACGACGCGCTGCAGGAGCGGATACGGGCGGCGATCGAGCGCGCCGGCGAGGGCGAGGACGTCGAGTTCGAGGCGACGCAGATCTCGCCCGACGGCGAGCAGATAGACATCGACGGCACCGTCAGTCCGGTCACGGACGAGGACGGGCGGGTCGAATCACTCGTCGCGCAGGGCATCGACGTGACCGAGCAGCGGCGACGCGAGGAACGACTGGCGGCCCAGCGCGAGCGCATGAACACGCTACTCAACAACGCGCCGGTGGTCCTGTTCGCGCTCGACCCGGACGGTGAGTTCACCTACTCCCGGGGCAACGCGCTCGACAAACTGGGACTCGAACCCGGCGAGGCCGTCGGACAGTCGGTGTTCGAGATGTTCGCGGAGGCACCCGACGTCATCGACGCCGTCGAGCGAGCCCTCGAGGGCGAGCGCGTCGAAACCCAGGCTCAGCAGGGAGACCTCTACTTCCACACCGTATACCAGCCGGTCTTCGACGACCGGGGGGAGCTCGAACAGGTCATCGGCATCTCCCGGGACGTCACCGAGCTTCGCGAGCGCGAGCGGGAACTGGAGGCGTGGACCGACCGCCTCCAGACGGTCCTCGACAACGTGCCGCTGGCGCTGTGGACCGCCGACACCGACGGGATGATCGAGATGTCGCAAGGCCAGGGGCTGGCCGGCATCGGCGTGGAGCCCGGGGAGCTGGAGGGCCAGAACATGTTCGAGGTCTTCGCCGGGCAGGAGGCGTTCCTCTCGGACTTCGAGGCGGCGACCGCCGGCGAGGAACACACAGCCGTTCACGACATCGGTCCGGTCATCGCGCGGACGTGGTACCGACCGATCGTCCGGGACGGCGCCGTCGAGAAGGTCATCGGGGTGAGCATCGACATTACCGACGAAAAACGACAGGAGCGGCGCATCGAGGCGGTCAACGAGGCCACGAGCGAACTGATCGCAGCCGAGTCCCAGCGAGCGGTCGCGGACATCGTCATGACGCTCGCGACGGAGCTGCTCGACATGCCCCTCTCGGGGATCTACGCCACCGACGACGGGAGCGACGACCTCGTCCCGGTTGCGGCGACCGACCGCGTCCAGACCATGATGGACGCGGAGACCCCGACCGAGGCGCTCCCGAACGTCACTCCCGGTTCCGTCGAGATGGAGACGTTCCGGACGGGGAGCGCGCGCGTCGTCGAAGACTACGCCACGCTCGAAAACTCCGAGATGCCGGATAGCCCGCTCGGAACGCTCGTCATCGTCCCGCTGGGCGAGTACGGACAGCTTCACGTCGGCACGCCCGAGGTGTCGGTCCCGACGGAGGCGGAGCTGAACATCATCGAGATCCTGGCCCGGAACGCCGAAGCCGCACTGGAACGGGCGGAACGCGAGGCGGAACTCGAGGCCTACCGGGCGGAGCTCGAACAGTCGAACGAGCGGCTCCAGGAGTTCGCCCACATCGCCTCGCACGACCTGCAGGAGCCGCTCCGGATGGTGTCGAGTTACGTCGACCTGCTCGCGGTCGAGTACGGGGACGAACTCGACGACGAGGCCGACGAGTACATCGACTTCGCCGTCGGCGGCGCGAACCGGATGCAGTCGATGATCGAGGACCTGCTGCAGTACTCCCGGGTCTCGACCGACGCGGACGAGTTCGAGACGGTGGACGCGGCGGCCGTGGTCGAGGAGACGATCCAGAGCCTGGAATTCGCCATCGACGACGCGGACGCGACGGTCGACGTCGAACCGCTGCCGACGGTCGAGGCAGATCGCGACCAGCTCGGACAGGTGATCCAGAACCTCGTCAGCAACGCCCTCAGCCACGCCGGCGAGTCGCCGACAGTGACCGTCCGGGCGACGGAGGCGGACGATCACTACCGGTTCGAGGTCGCGGACGACGGCCCCGGCATCCCTGAGAACCAGCGCGAACGCATCTTCAAACTGTTCCAGCAGGGGAGCCGCGACGGCGACGGCGGCACCGGCATCGGACTGGCCGTCTGCGACCGGATCGTCTCTCGCCACGGCGGCGACATCTGGATCGAGTCCGAGGAGGGCGTCGGCGCGACGTTCTGTTTCACCATCCCGAAGAGAGGAGAGACCGAGGACCGACTGGCCGCGGTCGCGGGAGGTGACGCGCGATGA
- a CDS encoding PQQ-binding-like beta-propeller repeat protein, with product MGEFVAGTVRRDLFSCLWLRCSFVCAPVYANPPSFYYYAYIIGKMARDRRTYLTGVAVAAASLAGCSSLLGSPDPDDPPPSGVDELPNPEDSVSGANGEWSSFGCNAANTRSVGDGRAPVDHVTERWRVEVPQTTYREPVVSGGRVFQVNPEALQVLDSSDGSELWTDPDAETVPLVRGGVAYVSTGDAVRALDAESGDRLWERRPEGRGRVSAPSTHAGDELVCGAGERVFSLDPANGDVLWRRQVFGGVRDHAAVWMGHGAVLATEAGMVYLLGDGGSGVWRWQLPAPPTAPPTTDTDSIYVPCRDGTTYALDVEGSARDVRWEAETRMVERGLCLVDGLVLAANGFQILAVDPESGDKRWELEIGDWRHTAPAFGRDTVFVGGDRLRALDPTPGDSAAGGPALRFEREFIGRVGPGPVLDDGTLYVVAQVAEETYALLALE from the coding sequence ATGGGCGAGTTCGTAGCGGGCACAGTTCGTCGCGATCTCTTTTCGTGCCTCTGGCTGCGGTGTTCTTTCGTCTGTGCACCCGTATACGCTAATCCGCCGTCTTTTTATTACTATGCCTACATTATCGGGAAAATGGCTCGTGACCGGCGAACCTATCTGACCGGCGTCGCCGTCGCTGCCGCGTCGCTGGCCGGTTGCTCGTCGCTACTGGGATCTCCCGACCCCGACGACCCTCCGCCCTCCGGTGTGGACGAGCTCCCGAATCCCGAGGACAGCGTTTCGGGAGCGAACGGCGAGTGGTCGAGTTTCGGCTGTAACGCCGCGAACACTCGATCTGTGGGGGACGGCCGAGCGCCCGTAGACCACGTGACGGAACGGTGGCGCGTCGAGGTGCCTCAGACCACGTACCGTGAACCCGTCGTGTCCGGTGGTCGGGTGTTTCAGGTCAATCCCGAAGCGTTGCAGGTCCTGGACTCGAGTGACGGATCTGAGCTATGGACGGACCCAGACGCGGAGACGGTTCCGCTGGTTCGGGGCGGAGTCGCGTACGTCTCCACCGGCGACGCTGTCCGGGCGCTCGACGCCGAGAGCGGCGACCGTCTCTGGGAGCGCCGGCCCGAGGGTCGAGGGCGTGTTTCTGCGCCCTCCACGCATGCCGGAGACGAACTGGTCTGTGGAGCCGGTGAACGGGTCTTCTCACTCGACCCTGCGAACGGCGACGTCCTGTGGCGACGCCAGGTATTCGGAGGGGTTCGCGACCACGCGGCAGTCTGGATGGGTCACGGTGCGGTCCTCGCCACCGAAGCGGGGATGGTCTACTTGCTCGGCGACGGAGGGTCCGGCGTTTGGCGGTGGCAGCTACCCGCCCCACCGACCGCGCCGCCGACCACCGACACCGATTCGATATACGTCCCCTGCCGCGACGGGACGACCTACGCACTCGACGTGGAGGGTTCTGCCAGGGACGTTCGCTGGGAGGCCGAGACGAGAATGGTAGAGCGGGGACTGTGTCTCGTGGACGGCCTCGTGCTCGCGGCGAACGGATTTCAGATTCTCGCGGTCGACCCCGAGTCCGGTGACAAACGGTGGGAACTGGAGATCGGCGACTGGCGACACACCGCTCCGGCCTTCGGGCGGGACACCGTGTTCGTCGGCGGTGATCGGCTCCGGGCGCTCGACCCCACACCGGGTGACAGCGCCGCTGGCGGTCCCGCGCTGCGTTTCGAGCGAGAGTTCATCGGGCGCGTCGGGCCCGGACCGGTACTCGACGACGGGACGCTCTACGTGGTAGCGCAAGTGGCCGAGGAGACGTACGCGTTACTGGCACTCGAGTAG
- a CDS encoding phosphotransferase family protein, whose amino-acid sequence MSDESDAYFDRIVDVNALAEFLEDELGPVEDYDVRRHQEGHSNETLFVTWGDRELVIRRPPPGETADKAHDVLREFEVVDALQGTDVRVPTTVAATDDHAIIGSDFYVMEREDGTVLRGAEPDRFATPEHREAIGAELVDRLAEIHEVDYEAVGLGDFGYPEGFTQRQVKRWSEQFEWAFEVTTDEREVPVIRDVMAWLKDNAPEDHPQTLVHGDYKLDNVMYAPGTPPEIASIFDWEMSTLGDPFTDLGWMLSYWWEAKDPEPPESLDTLSSTFMAEPGYLTREELVDRYEDATGFTFENERFYRALAVYKLAALGEMFFRRYLEGNSDDPMYPKMRDGVPALAARAQRIIDGDEQL is encoded by the coding sequence GTGAGCGACGAGAGCGACGCGTACTTCGACCGGATCGTCGACGTGAACGCGCTGGCCGAGTTCCTCGAGGACGAACTCGGCCCCGTCGAGGACTACGACGTGCGCCGCCACCAGGAAGGCCACTCCAACGAGACGCTGTTCGTGACCTGGGGCGACCGCGAACTCGTCATCCGCCGCCCGCCGCCGGGCGAGACCGCCGACAAGGCCCACGACGTGCTCCGGGAGTTCGAGGTCGTCGACGCCCTCCAGGGGACGGACGTCCGCGTGCCGACGACGGTGGCCGCGACCGACGATCACGCCATCATCGGGTCGGACTTCTACGTGATGGAGCGGGAGGACGGGACCGTCCTCAGGGGCGCCGAGCCAGACCGGTTCGCCACGCCCGAGCACCGGGAGGCGATCGGCGCTGAACTCGTCGACCGCCTGGCCGAGATCCACGAGGTGGACTACGAAGCCGTGGGCCTCGGCGACTTCGGCTACCCCGAGGGGTTCACCCAGCGCCAGGTGAAACGCTGGAGCGAGCAGTTCGAGTGGGCCTTCGAGGTGACGACCGACGAGCGCGAGGTGCCCGTGATCCGCGACGTGATGGCGTGGCTGAAGGACAACGCGCCCGAGGACCACCCGCAGACGCTGGTCCACGGGGACTACAAGCTCGACAACGTGATGTACGCGCCCGGGACGCCGCCCGAGATCGCGAGCATCTTCGACTGGGAGATGTCCACGCTGGGCGATCCCTTCACCGACCTCGGCTGGATGCTGTCGTACTGGTGGGAGGCGAAAGATCCCGAGCCGCCGGAGTCCCTCGACACGCTGTCCTCGACCTTCATGGCCGAACCGGGCTACCTCACCAGGGAAGAACTCGTCGACCGCTACGAGGACGCGACCGGATTCACCTTCGAGAACGAGCGCTTCTACCGGGCGCTGGCGGTCTACAAGCTGGCGGCGCTGGGCGAGATGTTCTTCCGCCGGTACCTCGAGGGCAACAGCGACGACCCGATGTACCCGAAGATGCGCGACGGCGTCCCCGCGCTGGCCGCCCGCGCCCAGCGGATCATCGACGGCGACGAACAGCTGTAG
- a CDS encoding acyl-CoA dehydrogenase family protein encodes MVVEYEDSETAQRLREQAREFVRTEVIPVEREYLGDGPVPEERIATLRERAKEYGIYCPQIEEEYGGGGYDFRDVLPLFEEAGKSLLGQAAMRVDAPDEGNMHTLEMFGTEEQKEEWLKPLVAGEIRSGFSMTEPMQGAGSDPKMMQTTAEKDGDEWVINGHKWWTTQGDEADLLLLMARTDMDAHPYSGTSIILVPIDADGVEIVEATPHLGPSVVHESHAEIRYDNVRVPEENLLGPENEGFAIAQERLGPARLTHCMRFSGMAERALGIAKEYMGERSAFGEQLSEKQAQRFAIAEQETALHAARTMTRHAAEKIRRGEQARIEVAMSKYYTANVVQDTIDLAVQACGASGISRHLPLADFYESVRAFRIIDGADEVHKRSIAREAFEDENVPEGELENLPRF; translated from the coding sequence ATGGTTGTCGAGTACGAGGATTCGGAGACGGCACAGCGACTCAGGGAGCAAGCACGCGAGTTCGTCAGGACGGAAGTCATTCCGGTCGAGCGGGAGTACCTGGGCGACGGCCCGGTCCCAGAGGAGCGAATCGCGACCCTTCGCGAGAGGGCCAAAGAGTACGGTATCTACTGCCCGCAGATCGAGGAGGAGTACGGTGGCGGCGGATACGACTTCCGCGACGTGCTCCCGTTGTTCGAGGAGGCCGGCAAGAGCCTGCTCGGCCAGGCGGCCATGCGCGTCGACGCGCCCGACGAGGGGAACATGCACACCCTCGAGATGTTCGGCACCGAGGAGCAGAAAGAGGAGTGGCTGAAACCCCTCGTCGCTGGCGAGATCCGCTCGGGCTTCTCGATGACCGAGCCGATGCAGGGCGCGGGCTCGGACCCCAAGATGATGCAGACCACCGCCGAGAAGGACGGTGACGAATGGGTCATCAACGGCCACAAGTGGTGGACGACGCAGGGCGACGAGGCCGACCTCCTCCTGCTGATGGCCCGGACAGACATGGACGCCCACCCCTACTCGGGCACGTCGATCATCCTGGTGCCCATCGACGCCGACGGCGTCGAGATCGTCGAGGCGACGCCCCACCTCGGGCCGTCGGTCGTCCACGAGAGCCACGCGGAGATCCGGTACGATAACGTCAGAGTCCCGGAAGAGAACCTGCTGGGCCCGGAGAACGAGGGCTTCGCCATCGCACAGGAGCGACTCGGCCCCGCGCGGCTGACCCACTGCATGCGATTTTCGGGGATGGCCGAGCGCGCGCTCGGGATCGCCAAGGAGTACATGGGCGAGCGGTCGGCCTTCGGCGAGCAGCTTTCGGAGAAACAGGCTCAGCGGTTCGCCATCGCCGAGCAGGAGACCGCACTCCACGCGGCGCGGACGATGACCCGGCACGCGGCCGAGAAGATCCGCCGGGGCGAACAGGCCCGCATCGAGGTCGCCATGAGCAAGTACTACACCGCGAACGTGGTCCAGGACACGATCGATTTGGCGGTCCAGGCCTGCGGTGCCTCGGGCATCTCGCGCCACCTCCCGCTGGCCGACTTCTACGAGTCCGTGCGCGCGTTCCGCATCATCGACGGGGCCGACGAGGTCCACAAGCGCTCGATCGCCCGCGAGGCCTTCGAGGACGAGAACGTCCCCGAGGGCGAACTGGAGAACCTGCCGCGGTTCTGA